From the genome of Pan troglodytes isolate AG18354 chromosome 16, NHGRI_mPanTro3-v2.0_pri, whole genome shotgun sequence:
TTTGTATTGGCCAACTGAAATATTCTAGTCAGCTGTAAATGTTTTGAATTATATTATGAATATCTTTTGGAGAAACACTTTCCTTAATGATACCATAATGATCAGTAAATGAGAGTTTATAATTCAAGCTAAAATAATTCACCTTAGGTTAGACCTCACTGTTCAAGGAGGTGTGAATGCGTCCATGAATTATCTAGCACTATACTGCCCTCTTGTGGTTCTGAAAATCACTCACTCTTGTAGAACTCAGTGCCGTTGAGATGAGGAGCTTAGGTGAGTGGAACTAGTAGTGTTTGAAGTCTTCACTGCTTTTGAAGACATGCCAGGAGATTGCATGAAGATGATGCCATGGAGTAGTTAGGGTCCAGGCCAAACTATGTCATACTGTATTCTTTCACCTAGTGATTGGACTTTTGAAGTACCAGActaaatattaaagaagaaattaagtcCAAAGTAGATCTCTATCTCGAAAAGTCATTAAATTTATAAACTCGATGCTGAGACTAAAATATATTCCGAACTGGCATACATTGATTTTCCACATTCCTCAGAGTACATCTGTAATTACAGAACCTCAGAGATAAATATATTAGGTCCTTGAAGACTTTAAAATACATATCTAAAAACTTATAAACAgccatttatattatttaaaacttaATCAATTAAAAATGCAGAACTTTATGTGCCAGAACCAAAATATAATCAGAAGCACAGTCCGTTACAACTTAGAAAGTTGTTCAACTTGCCTTGAGCTCTAAAGTATAATTGTGGATGACTCTGATCCGAAGTGCAGAAGGACAGGTGCCCTGGGGCCTGCACTAAAGACTGTACTGTTAAGACCAGCGACAGATTCCTTTAGAAGCCGAGCAATACTAGAACAACTTGATTTCATGAAAGCTGCAGTAGACTAGGCTATGGAttagaaggaataaaaatatgtatcttttttcCCACCAGTTATATAGAAATTTGGGACAGAGGGTTTCTTAGGACAATAAGGATATTATCTTACATTTGTGTAGTACTTCAGTTATGAAAGCACTTCTGACATAATAacctcatttgattctcacagtaGCTGTGCAAGGCAGCCAGGACAAAGATTGCTATATCTTCTTTATTTGACAATGAAGAAGTTCAGAGAGGTCAAATTATTTTCCCAATGCCTAGGAAATGGTGAATCTGGGACAGAAACTCAGGCAATACATCCACATCCACATGATCTTTCTCACATCTTCTAACCTAGGTtagaaagtagaaattaaaaagaaataaactgagATCAGGATCCTCATCGAATGTTTGTAAGTGTCTACATCTGGCCAAAGGCCTTTTTGTCTGATGTACCCTTTTGAAAATTGTGATAGAGAAAATGGAATCACATTCTAACTCTTCATAATCTCAAAGGCACTGAATTATACTTTACTGATTTGGCTCAGACCCCCGAATGTCAGTTATCAGGCTGtaacataatttataaaaaacaaataagagtTGTGCTGTGGCTTTCTTATGTGCTAGTGACACAGAGTCTGTTGTGTTCCTCTGATCTTTGATTTTCGAAAACTGTTACCTTAAGCCAGTTTGGCGAGAAACTGCTTCTGTCGTACTCCTACACGTTAAGGACAATGACTATCTTAGACTAACTGGATTatttaatagttgaatttttttatccattcccAGCATGGATAGGATGCTACACAGATGCATCCAGTTGGCAAAAAGCATTTAATATTGCTCTTCCACTGCCCTGTCGGCAGCACTTGATTCAAAATTCTCTACTCAAAGCCTCTGCTACAGAAGGCCAGGGGACTATGAAGGGATACATGTCCGAATCTGTTGTTAAAAAATAGGTCAACTGCATGattggagagaaagaaataagaatacaAGCTGCACCCAATAAGCCATGACTTCAAACCGTGTTAACACGTAAATAATACCGCAAAGAAAAGTAGTTTTGATTCCTATACTCATAGACGTACAATCCCTATATATACAGATGACCTTTGCCATCATCAGGTGTTTAAAACCTACACATACTTCATTTAGGGGAGTCTGACAGTATTTGTAGTGGCATCAAGTCCTCATTTTGTGCTAACAAATAGAAGTGCTAATGCCTGTAACAGAAGTTCCTATTTTAACGTGGGGTGTCTGACATTAATcaactattttaaaagaattaatgtaaaaataggacccttcaaattaaatatttagttaTTCTCACTAGTATTTTTGAAGTTTTCACATCATCAGTGCTTCAGAAAATGACATTCATATGTAACTGAAAAATGTCACTTAAATTGAAAGTGATTTTTAAGTCAACATAAATACCACATCAgaacacattttctcttttttgatctCACAGAATACCCAAAGGATCAGTAGTTCTCAAGCCACTCAACCTCTTGCTACCCCAGTCGTGTCTGTGACAACCCCAAGCTTGCCTCCGCAAGGACTTGTGTACTCAGCAATGCCGACTGCCTACAACACTGGTGAGCCTGCTCTGGTGCCTTCCGTAGGTTTTACTGCTCTCTGTTTTGTGATCAACGTGtgcttctgtgatttttttttaagtatatttattgaaataaactATTTCCAGTTTTTTAGATTTAAATTAGGATGTATTTTTCAATGTGCTAGCCttgaaaaaattacaaacaaaatggATAGTGTGGATAGTGCGATGAGTAAGTTATTCCTGCTTCTCCAGTGTGAACTTTCACTTAACCCCTGACACAAAGCCACGTGGATGATAGCAAAATGGTGACATGCATCAAGCCAAGAGGGGAGCAGCCTGTTGCTTGAGTATTGCTGATGTAGTTTCTCTTTATACAGTATCACGCTTTTCCAGGCTTTTAAAATAAGATGTTTGTCTTTATGCTGTGTTAACCTGCTTTGGGAAAGACATGAATCCCTTTGGACCTGAGACTTTGGGAGGTGGCCGATGTTTGGCTGTGTCTAACAGGCTGTTTTCCTCCCTGTAACCACTAGCTTGGTCCATGTCATGTGCACCTGAGGGGCAAGACAAGGGCTGTTCTGATTTCTCCTCAGAGCCAGTCACTCTGCCTTTGAGGGGAGCTTTTActtcatttatgtttatttaggCATTTCGTCTTAAAATGCCCTAATTGGGGTTGTATTAGGAAAGTTTAAGAATATTACAGTGATTGTAGGAGTGCTTTTAGCCAAGCAGACTGTATGGAGAATCGAGGGCAGCTGGTTTCATTTAAATTTACCAATCTAAGAAGGAGTGGAAAACACATGTGGTTTCGCTTTCTCATCAGCTGAGCCAAACACCTGATGCTTCAGAGGAAGACGGCAGTAGTTCAATTCTCCCTTGCCCATTACTCAGAGACTGCAATGCAGAGAAGTTATTATGATTCTCCTGAGTGTCATAAGTAGACTGTGGTAAAGATGGTCTGATTTTAGCCTTCAGGGTAAATGCTTTGGCACAGAACTTTGAAACTGCTGTCTGCAGCTACCTGAGGGGACAGAGCATTGATAACATTTGATTGCCACTTGAATTCTAAGAAGTTCTTTTAAAACAGAATCAACAATAAAAggttttattggaaaaaaaaaaaaagcctcttagGAAATATCCATTACTTTTCCAACAGTTAGTATGAAAAATAATGCCCAAATTTGTCAATTGCGTACTGTCTTAGGGATTGTGAATCATAGCCTGTTATTTGTGCCTTGCACAGAACAAGGTTCCAGAGTAAAGCCAGGGATGAAGCATTCATAGAAATTCTGTTTCGACGCATTGATCACCTGCTCTGTGAGAGACTGTACTAGGGACATAGCTTTCTCCAAGTTTATTCCAAGTGAGGAGGCAGGACATACCTAAGTGGGTAACCGTGGAGGGGAAGTCCTGAATTGTTGTGATTGTGAATTTATACTCTGAGAATTGAGAAGGGAGGGCAAAGCTATACTGTTCAAAGGTGTATTGGCTGAGAAGAGGGAGCTTGAACTGGGTGTCAGATTATGGTTTACTGACCGTTTCATTACAGGTTTTTCAATATACTTAGAAATTCCACTatacttatttttagaaatgccattgaattgggaatttattttttaaaagtataaaagaaattaCCAAAGCATATGAAAATGGAGGCAGGCTCTCAAAATCATCAGTCGCTTAGCGTCAGTCTCATGCCACCTTTTGACCGActttatctttcttctctttctcgtAACACTTACTCTGTTTGAAGTTTACCATGTTGTTTTTAACTTATTTCCACatctattcagcaaatatttatcaggCAGCTACTGTGTGGCAGGCACTGGAAATGCAGGAGTGCAGAGTCAGCAGTGAAGCCTGGGGGGAAGGCACAAGACACACAGCTCTAGGGATAAGCTGCTGCAGTTGTGTCAAGGGCTGTGTCTCAGCTCGGACATGAAGGAACATGCGTAACTcagccaggcagaggaggcagagtGCTCTTGGGAGAGGGTGTGCCTGTACAAAGGCTAGGAGTTTGCGGGCGGGACGGGGCTGAAGGAATGGGGACAGAGCGTGGGTGGTTAGAATTGAGACTAGAGAGGTAAGTAATGATTTGTAGACTATGTCAAGGATTTTGGAAACTGTCCGGAGAGCATTGGGGAGCCATAAAAAACTTTTGAAGTAGAGGAGTGCCACGaccatatttgttattttaaaaagatgtcttTGCTGTATATAGGGTTAAAAGGCAATGCCAGGAAGCCACATCAGAGGCTACTGTAGTGGTCCAAGCAATGGGTGCTGATAGCATAGACTAGAGAGGTGGCAGTAGAGATGGTGAGACCTGGGCAGGCTTGAGAGAGAGCAGATAGAATTGCTCAGACCTGGAAGTTGATGTTGGGAGTGAGAGGGAAGGGAAGTAGCAAGGATAACACCCATAGGCTTCTGCACGAGCTGCTGGGTGCATGTTGGTGCCGTGTACTAAGAGTACTTGAGGAGGAACAGGTTTGCAGGAAAGGATGGGCCATGTCAGATGTGTGGCGTTTGGAGTGGCGTCCAAATGGACATGGCACTAGGTCGTTTAAAAGATCTAGAGGTCGAAGGAGACTGTGGGCTGGAGGGAGCACTGGGGAAGGCGTCAGTGTGACGGGCCCTTGCCCCAGCCCATGGGAGTGTATAGAATGACAAGGGCAGAGTCAGGACAGCCCTGAGCACCAGCTGTGTCGCTTCAACTccgttccttttttaaaatgttaattcacTAGGAAGACCAATTTCTTTAAACACCTCTCTTGAGACatgagaaagaagataaaagtaGAAGAGTTTTGCCACCTCTCTTTGGAACCAAGTGAGAAAGACAAGTGTTAATGATGAGCTGAAATAACTCCCCGTGTGAGTGATAACTAACGTCCTAAATCTTGGTCCCAGTGATTACGACTGAAGCATTCATATGATATGAGCTGGGTATACTCTAGGACACCGAGTTTTTTCATGAAGTTGAAACTCTTGCATGCTATCAGGGAGTCTGCGACAGTCTAGGTACTTGAAACAAATGCGCTTACTAATTGTGTAATGATGTCACTGAGCTTGGCACCCCATGCAGGGATTCTGTCTTTCCTGTCCCCTATTCCctgtcccccaaccccttgcTTCATTAAGACTTGCTGATTCAAACTCACTCTGGTTGAGGTTGAGTGTTTCTCTTTGTTCCAAAGGGTAGTGGCAGGCATATTTAAAGTAACAGTTGTACAGAACACTCTTTAATGATGGCCTCTTATTTGAATCATCCCAGACAACGAAATATTGCTAGATCCTGTAAATCTTCCAAGAAAAGATTGTGCGGATTTTAGACCCACATGTATGTTGTTTTGTTGTGAAGTATCTGGCTTCTCTCAATGTAggaactttctatttttatttttttgagaggaaatctgttgcccaggctcgatggagtgcagtggtgtgatctcggctcactgcagcctctgcctcctgggttcaagcagttctcctgcctcagcctcccaagtagctgggactacaggcatgcgccaccacgcctggataatttttgtatttttagcagatacggggtttcaccatgttgtccaggctggtctcaaactcctgacctcaagtgatccgcccatcttggcctcccaaagtgctgggattactggcatgagccagcATGGCTGGCCTCAATGTAGGAACTTTTGCAGTAGCTACCTAAAAAATAGATTCCGTATGGACCTTCCATCACATGCAGAGCCCTCTTGTCTTCCTTTGTAGATTATTCACTGACCAGCGCTGACCTGTCAGCCCTTCAAGGCTTCAACTCGCCAGGAATGCTGTCGCTGGGACAGGTGTCGGCCTGGCAGCAGCACCACCTAGGACAAGCAGCCCTCAGCTCTCTTGTGTGAGTAATTAGAAGTTTTCCCTGCATCTTTACTCCTGGCCTACACACTCTCTTTTCCTATCAGTGACAGCCTTTTGCTCTGTTGAGTTTCGTGTGAGGAATCCTGTAATGATTCCTTTTCAGGTAGATACAAGTgtcgggagaaaatattttcttacatggCTCTAGACAGTAGCTTGGATACTGACAAACTAGGCATTCCTTGAAGGGATTTGGGGAGCAAGGCTTCTCCCATAGGGACATCCTGAGGTAGAGAGACTCAACCAGGATCTGAAGGGGTCTGAAGGCACAGATACCACCCACATGCACCATCCTTCTGCCCTCTGACCAGTGATGAAGCTGCCTGCTGCACCCCTGCCCCCAAGCACCTGCCTCTGGCTGCACTGCTTGAAAGGCAGCCTGTAGGCATTCAGGACCCCCTGCCACCCTTGCCATTGACTGCTTCGGTGAGTATCTGTAGACAAGAATAGGAAGACAAGCTGGACCTGTTGCTTTCTCCCTGGGCCACAGGGAAGGAAAACTGGGGACAGGGTGTCTTATATATCAGTCAGGCTCCATAGGATTTGTGTGACTGATCCCAGCCCAATGCACACACCAAACCTCATTCACAAAGAGAACGTTCCCTATGGGCAGGCTGTAAGGATATAAGCAAAGAGAATTTACAGTGGCGCCCAGATGAGGCCAGACATCCCTGACAGCAGGGAGAAAGAACAGGGCTTTTGTGGAACCAGGATGACAGCAGACCCATGGAGCAGTTGGAGGAGAGTGTCCCAAGAGAGGGGACAACATAGCAGACCCAGCTGGCCTCCATGAAGACTGGCTGCCTTGCCTGTGCTCTGGGCAGTAGGAATACCCCAGGCCCCTAGCCTCTGCCCAGGAAGTCCCCAGAGAGCCTGAGCTCAGCAGTCCCTTTCCCTCATCCATTCTGAAGTAACTGCACAGTGAGGATGGTTGTCAGTGGTCTTCTTAGGAATTATGTCATGGAAAAAGCAGCAGAGTATCTCAGGGAAATTTGCCTACACAGGATTTGGCCCTCAGGCCTATCCTGAGCATCCTAAATGAATGCACTAGAAATGGTCCTGGAAAAGCAAGTGGAAAGGGCTCAGAGCCCAGGCCTGGGGAACAGCCTGCTTGCATCCTCCTCTACTGCTCTCAGCCAGCTCCTCATTTCCTCCTCTGGAAAATGGGGTGGTATGACTTGCACCTTCGAGGTGTTGCGAGGATGAGCGATGTTGTGCCCTGTCACAGGGCCAGAGCAGTTGGGGAGCAGATGCTGAGGAAGAAGAGGCAGTGAGCAGATGAGGCTGCTGTTCCTCTGTCTTTCTGGTCCCTGCACAGCATTAAGACACTGACATTGTTTCGTATACTTTAGCTGCAAAAGTACCAACGTTGTGGGTAACAGAACCAAGTAACGTAAGGGCTCAACGGtactgttttctttcctcctaggAAGATGGGATTTCCTTTTGTGCCAAGCACTGAAGGAAACGACCCAAACCAGTCTTGGGGAACTCTGATAAGATTTCAGACTCTGGGCCCTTTTCCATCAGGCAGTGTCTCTACTGTATCATCCCAGTTTTGCAGAGGTACTTGCAAGCCATCtgacctctctcttttttttccttcagtgctGGAGGGCAGTTATCTCAGGGTTCCAATTTATCCATTAATACCAACCAAAACATCAACATCAAGTCCGAACCGATTTCACCTCCTCGGGATCGTATGACCCCATCGGgcttccagcagcagcagcagcagcagccgccgccgccaccgcagCCCCAGCCACAACCCCCGCAGCCCCAGCCCCGACAGGAAATGGGGCGCTCCCCTGTGGACAGTCTGAGCAGCTCTAGTAGCTCCTATGATGGCAGTGATCGGGAGGATCCACGGGGCGACTTCCATTCTCCAATTGTGCTTGGCCGACCCCCAAACACTGAGGACAGAGAAAGCCCTTCTGTAAAGCGAATGAGAATGGACGCGTGGGTGACCTAAGGCTTCCAAGCTGATGTTTGTACTTTTGTGTTACTGCAGTGACCTGCCCTACATATCTAAATCGGTAAATAAGGACATgagttaaatatatttatatgtacatacatatatatatatccctttacatatatatgtatgtgggtgtgagtgtgtgtgtatgtgtgggtgtgtgttacaTACACAGAATCAGGCACTTACCTGCAAACTCCTTGTAGGTCTGCAGATGTGTGTCCCATGGCagacaaagcaccctgtaggcacaGACAAGTCTGGCACTTCCTTGGACTACTTGTTTCATAAAGATAACCAGTTTTTGCAGAGAAACGTGTACCCATATATAATTCTCCCACACTAGCTTGCAGAAACCTAGAGGGCCCCCTACTTGTTTTATTTAACTGTGCGGTGACTGTAGTTACTTAAGAGAAAATGCTTTGTAGAACAGAGCAGTGGAAAAGCAGGAACCAAGAAAgcaatactgtacataaaatgtcatttatattttccAACCTGGCATGGGTGTCTGTTGCAAAGGGTTGCATGGGAAAGGGCTgttgatattaaaaacaaacaaaacaaaaaagccccaCACATAACTGTTTTGCACGTGCAAAAATGTATTGGGTCAAGAAGTGATCTTTAGCtaataaagaaagagaatagaaaacaCGCATGAGATATTCAGAAAATACTAGCCTAGAAATATAGAGCATTaacaaagtaaaattaatatattaagttATAATTGGAATATGTCAGAAGTTTCTTTTTACATTcatatcttaaaaattaaagaaactgattttagctcatgtatattttatatgaaagaaAACACCCTTATGAATTGATgactatatataaaattatattcactACTTTTGAACACATTCTGCTATGAATTATTTATATAAGCCAAAGCTATATGTTGTAACTTTTTTTTAGAGAATAGCTTTATCTTGGTTTaactctttagttttattttaagaggggaaaacaaaaatatcttgcAAGCAGAAccttggaaaaaaaaagccatgaacACTTAttctaaatgtaaattaaaagttGAGCCAAACTCTTTGTGTATATAGCATCTTAAATATATTATCACCTTTGATGTAAGTACCTATGTATTGTATGGTCACCagattaaaaagtatatttttgtggATTGCCGCCAATTTGGGGGGAAAAGGCGAGGTCCTTTATTAAGTATTCACTgtttaatatttactattttgttaAATATACTGTACTTTGGATTTTAATTATTAGCCCAGTTTTTTCAGAGGATTGTATAAAGGGGTTTCTCCCCTCACTGGTGGTGAATGTGTGATGTTACATTGTAATCTTTGTGCCGTATGGGTTGAGcatcattatatattttgtatgtgtaCATAAATAGCAAAGTGGCAAAAAAAATTGGTGTTAAGTTCATCCTGCATAAGTATAAAATGTGTTGTAACAGATTTTATAAGGCATTATTTAAAACTTGCCTTTTGTGAGGAAAAAATGTAGTAGAAAAAGCTGACctaatttaattaatattagaGAAAATGGCAAAATAGTAGATGAGCACAAAGGTTTTATAAGTGGTAAATGATTAGGGGAAAATACTCGTGGGGAAAGGGATCTTTTTTCCTTGACCCTCTGAAAACAGAACGATGCAGCTGGTTACAAAATCCTACCGTTATCAGCTCTTCTGCACATTGCAGTGATGCTTTGGTATGCGGGGAGAAACGCTCTTAGGGTGCCGGTCCTTGGCATGACTCTTGCCATTCTAATTGGAATTAGTGCCACCCTCAGCTTGGATTTTGAACAAGGCCTTATTCTTTCAGGAAGACAACTAATGGATGATAGCAAGTTCATCCACTTACTGGGCTTGTGCCATGAGCAAAATTCAAAGTCCTGTATATCTTTcattgtagatttttaaatactCCTTTTCCTAAAAAACTCAAGGGtttaaaaattgctattttatattttaaatgatattgagCAGCTACCTACAATTTCTATGTACATTttgttcccccccccccccccccccggccaAATTACGTTCCTTTTGACATTTTCCTCATCTGCTGTTTGTGACAAGTCATCAGCCAGATTTCCTGACTGACACACAGGTATGATCAGTGCAGGAGAGACCTGCGCATCACAGGCTGCAAACTGGAGGTTCTGTTCTCACGGCAGTTTGGGCAGTAACTTTTGGGAGAGGCCAAAAGAGGATGACATGCTGTCTCCTCTCTTCAGTATAGACATTTGGCTCTTATTCAGAaaggatttttctttaaaaatgtacttacTTTACTGAACTACTTACAGGCACATTTCTTCATAAGGCCACACCTAATCCAAACAAGACAGTCTCCCAACACTGAAGTTCCAAAATAATCCTTACCACTTTGTAAACCATTTATAGCTTTGAAAGTGTTAAGTGATTCCTTCGTTATTATTTATGCATGTTCATGAACTTCTGCTGTACATTGGAATAGGAGTTAACACATTCACATTTACTGTCTATTTTCTTGTGTGCCTTATGAGATGGCTTTTCTGACTGTATCTCAATAGTCTTTCTTTCTATGCAGGTTTATAATCAGTACAActactgttttctaaaataatactACTCAAGGCTCGGAGTTTGTATTTAAATTACACTGACCAAGTAACAATGTATTCCATTTCAGGAACTGAATATTTGACTGTTAACCTTTTTCCCATATGTCAGTGTGGCATGGAGCATATGGACTTGACAGACATCTCTCACCCAGACGCCCATGTGTGAACACACGCACATCCACATCTCTGGGTGGAAACCAGCCTAGAGTGCGGACGACGCTAATGGTGTTGCTTTAGAACCGTCTTTTCTTACCCTTTTAGACTCGTGTTTTGTATGAGACACCATTGCAAGAAAATTTTATCCCTCCAGAAGTATTTTATTACtaaagaacaaaagcaaaaaaagctGAAATTGCACTGGTTAAAGTACAGTTTCCAACAGCTGTCCTTCCTCAGTACTCTAATCGCTACTCCACTGCGAGTGGAAGTCACCGTTGTGTGTACACAGGTGGTCCCAATCAAAACTCCATCTTTTGAGCCCAATTATGTCCAT
Proteins encoded in this window:
- the MEF2A gene encoding myocyte-specific enhancer factor 2A isoform X14; amino-acid sequence: MMRNHKIAPGLPPQNFSMSVTVPVTSPNALSYTNPGSSLVSPSLAASSTLTDSSMLSPPQTTLHRNVSPGAPQRPPSTGNAGGMLSTTDLTVPNGAGSSPVGNGFVNSRASPNLIGATGANSLGKVMPTKSPPPPGGGNLGMNSRKPDLRVVIPPSSKGMMPPLNTQRISSSQATQPLATPVVSVTTPSLPPQGLVYSAMPTAYNTDYSLTSADLSALQGFNSPGMLSLGQVSAWQQHHLGQAALSSLVAGGQLSQGSNLSINTNQNINIKSEPISPPRDRMTPSGFQQQQQQQPPPPPQPQPQPPQPQPRQEMGRSPVDSLSSSSSSYDGSDREDPRGDFHSPIVLGRPPNTEDRESPSVKRMRMDAWVT
- the MEF2A gene encoding myocyte-specific enhancer factor 2A isoform X13 — its product is MMRNHKIAVSTKPGLPPQNFSMSVTVPVTSPNALSYTNPGSSLVSPSLAASSTLTDSSMLSPPQTTLHRNVSPGAPQRPPSTGNAGGMLSTTDLTVPNGAGSSPVGNGFVNSRASPNLIGATGANSLGKVMPTKSPPPPGGGNLGMNSRKPDLRVVIPPSSKGMMPPLNTQRISSSQATQPLATPVVSVTTPSLPPQGLVYSAMPTAYNTDYSLTSADLSALQGFNSPGMLSLGQVSAWQQHHLGQAALSSLVAGGQLSQGSNLSINTNQNINIKSEPISPPRDRMTPSGFQQQQQQQPPPPPQPQPQPPQPQPRQEMGRSPVDSLSSSSSSYDGSDREDPRGDFHSPIVLGRPPNTEDRESPSVKRMRMDAWVT
- the MEF2A gene encoding myocyte-specific enhancer factor 2A isoform X12, which gives rise to MMRNHKIAPGLPPQNFSMSVTVPVTSPNALSYTNPGSSLVSPSLAASSTLTDSSMLSPPQTTLHRNVSPGAPQRPPSTGNAGGMLSTTDLTVPNGAGSSPVGNGFVNSRASPNLIGATGANSLGKVMPTKSPPPPGGGNLGMNSRKPDLRVVIPPSSKGMMPPLSEEEELELNTQRISSSQATQPLATPVVSVTTPSLPPQGLVYSAMPTAYNTDYSLTSADLSALQGFNSPGMLSLGQVSAWQQHHLGQAALSSLVAGGQLSQGSNLSINTNQNINIKSEPISPPRDRMTPSGFQQQQQQQPPPPPQPQPQPPQPQPRQEMGRSPVDSLSSSSSSYDGSDREDPRGDFHSPIVLGRPPNTEDRESPSVKRMRMDAWVT